The Bos indicus x Bos taurus breed Angus x Brahman F1 hybrid chromosome 10, Bos_hybrid_MaternalHap_v2.0, whole genome shotgun sequence genome has a segment encoding these proteins:
- the LOC113899594 gene encoding olfactory receptor 4K15-like, protein MNQENKSRVAEFVLLGLSSSWELQYFFFMLFNFLYIIIVLGNLLIVLTVISEPALHTPMYIMLSNLSILDVFLATYATPKMIHDFLHEPKTISFEGCMAQIFLLHVFAGGEMVLLVAMAYDRYVAICKPLHYATIMNLCKCTGLVVGSWVIGVMHSLSQLAFTVNLPFCGPNVVNSYYCDLTLVIKLACTDTYVPEVLMLLDSGLMGVASFLLLLVSYTVILVTVQCRSSTDMTKARSTLTAHIIVVTLFFGPCIFIYAWPFSNFPVDKVLSVFSTVFTPILNPIIYTLRNKEVKLAMHKLKTRYVCSRLPSQLSLLRLDVLS, encoded by the coding sequence AtgaaccaagaaaataaatctaggGTGGCTGAGTTTGTGTTGCTGGGGCTCTCCAGTTCTTGGGAGCTCCAGTATTTCTTCttcatgttgtttaatttcttgTATATCATCATTGTGCTGGGCAACCTCCTCATTGTACTCACAGTGATCTCTGAACCTGCCCTGCATACACCTATGTACATAATGCTCAGTAATCTTTCCATTCTTGATGTCTTTCTGGCCACTTATGCAACCCCCAAGATGATTCATGATTTCCTTCATGAACCCAAGACCATCTCCTTCGAGGGCTGCATGGCCCAGATATTCTTACTCCATGTCTTTGCTGGTGGTGAGATGGTGCTCCTTGTAGCTATGGCATATGACAGATATGTAGCCATATGCAAACCTCTCCATTATGCAACCATCATGAACTTGTGCAAATGTACAGGTCTGGTAGTAGGCTCTTGGGTGATTGGGGTCATGCACTCGTTGAGCCAATTAGCTTTCACTGTAAACCTCCCCTTCTGTGGTCCAAATGTTGTGAACAGTTATTACTGTGACCTTACTTTGGTCATCAAACTTGCCTGTACGGATACGTATGTCCCTGAAGTGTTGATGCTTTTGGATAGTGGTCTCATGGGAGTGGCTTCATTCTTGCTGTTGCTGGTCTCCTACACAGTCATCCTGGTCACTGTGCAATGTCGTTCCTCAACGGACATGACCAAGGCCCGCAGCACTCTGACTgcccacatcattgtggttaccCTCTTTTTTGGGCCCTGTATCTTCATCTATGCCTGGCCTTTCAGCAACTTCCCAGTGGATAAAGTCCTTTCTGTGTTCTCTACAGTTTTCACACCTATATTGAACCCCATAATCTACACATTGAGAAACAAAGAGGTGAAACTGGCAATGCATAAACTGAAGACCCGCTATGTATGTTCTAGGCTCCCTTCTCAACTCTCTCTCCTAAGACTAGATGTGTTGAGTTGA